Proteins from a single region of Chloroherpeton thalassium ATCC 35110:
- a CDS encoding polyprenyl synthetase family protein: MNINEVIRPVKSELELFRTKFKDAMASEVGLLNKVASYILKQKGKQIRPALVLLSAKLVGGVNEGTYRAAALVELLHTATLVHDDVVDTADMRRGLPAVNALWKNKVAVLMGDYLLARGLLLALQNGDTLFLNIVSDAVRRMSEGELLQIEKTRHLDIDEETYFKIISDKTASLISTACELGAASASTDEKVRQSLRDCGEALGLAFQIRDDILDYQGDTKNTGKPIGGDIKEKKITLPLIYSLNKVGEEKRKEIISILKSDKKRALFSNDIINFVVENGGIEYADKVAKDYANKALEAIQDLPDCESKKSIDLLVEFVIKRKV; the protein is encoded by the coding sequence GTGAATATAAACGAAGTAATCAGACCTGTAAAATCGGAGTTAGAGCTCTTTAGAACGAAGTTTAAAGACGCGATGGCTTCAGAGGTTGGGTTGTTAAACAAAGTTGCCAGTTACATTTTAAAGCAAAAAGGCAAGCAAATCAGACCGGCGCTCGTACTGCTTTCAGCAAAGCTGGTCGGCGGCGTCAATGAGGGCACTTATCGTGCGGCGGCTTTGGTAGAATTGTTGCATACCGCAACGTTAGTGCATGATGATGTGGTTGATACAGCCGATATGCGCAGGGGGCTTCCGGCTGTAAATGCGCTATGGAAGAACAAAGTGGCTGTGCTGATGGGCGATTATTTGCTGGCGCGCGGATTGCTTTTAGCCTTGCAAAATGGAGATACGCTTTTTCTTAACATCGTTTCGGATGCCGTTAGGCGAATGAGTGAAGGCGAGCTATTGCAAATAGAAAAGACCCGGCATTTGGATATCGACGAGGAAACGTATTTCAAGATCATTTCTGATAAAACAGCTTCCCTGATTTCAACGGCTTGTGAATTAGGCGCAGCAAGTGCTTCCACAGATGAAAAAGTTAGGCAAAGCCTCAGAGATTGTGGAGAAGCGCTTGGCCTGGCGTTTCAAATCCGTGATGATATTTTAGATTATCAAGGAGATACAAAAAACACAGGAAAGCCGATAGGCGGCGATATTAAGGAAAAGAAGATCACGCTTCCGCTCATTTACTCGCTCAATAAAGTTGGAGAAGAAAAGCGAAAAGAAATTATTTCTATATTGAAAAGTGATAAGAAAAGAGCACTTTTTAGTAACGATATAATTAATTTTGTTGTTGAAAATGGCGGAATTGAATATGCGGATAAAGTGGCTAAGGATTACGCGAACAAAGCTTTAGAAGCGATTCAAGACCTTCCTGATTGTGAAAGCAAAAAATCCATAGATCTGCTGGTTGAATTCGTCATTAAACGAAAAGTATAA